A single window of Aphidius gifuensis isolate YNYX2018 linkage group LG1, ASM1490517v1, whole genome shotgun sequence DNA harbors:
- the LOC122860603 gene encoding serine/threonine-protein kinase dyf-5-like isoform X2 produces the protein MKMNRYITLNQLGDGTFGSVVLGQRVDTGEKVAIKRMKRKYYSWEEAMNLREVKSLKKLSHANVVKLKEVIRENDVLYFVFEYMKENLYQLMKDRDKLFPEPVVRNMIFQVLQGLSFMHKHGFFHRDMKPENLLCMGPELVKIADFGLAREIRSRPPYTDYVSTRWYRAPEVLLHSTTYNSPIDIWAVGCIMAELYTFRPLFPGKSEIDEIFKICAIIGTPDKDDWPDGYQLAAAMNFKFPVLPKTPLKNIIPNASQEAIVFMEDMLEWNPLKRPTAQQSLRYPYFQVNNANRVMSSSRKIGNSQRELLMNKVNFPTTNVNFNQDTFNRTIVVSRSTDKIAPVQIQVQPVLPLLNNNKKQSWDQDVGNDDNDYDDELNSSGNKTLTKTGQDNICKENRVSWNEIFGLDQNKNKNQTTKNLNGNWITPGWNETPPTRNLSQSSNHNKNNNNNHRKLSAKQHYLNVARYVAGQNTNLSSRNGDVEVGRTRLLLNGIVAPPSLEKNDNLNEQFWNNRDGIDSQTRQQYLLRNRYETNGRMPYSNLFSTQKPSSKGILQSSSLFGNVVSSRPSGGVHGRTDWAAKYLK, from the exons atgaaaatgaatagaTACATAACACTTAATCAATTGGGTGATGGAACATTTGGATCAGTTGTACTTGGTCAACGTGTTGACACTGGTGAAAAAGTTGCCATCAAaagaatgaaaagaaaatattattcctGGGAAGAAGCCATGAATCTTCGTGAAGttaaa tcattaaaaaaattgagccaTGCAAATGTCGTTAAACTAAAAGAGGTCATTAGAGAAAATGATGTACTTTATTTTGTCTTTGAatatatgaaagaaaatttatatcaacttATGAAAGACAg agataaattatttcctGAGCCAGTTGTAAGAAATATGATATTTCAAGTACTTCAAGGTTTATCATTTATGCACAAACATGGCTTTTTTCATCGTGATATGAAACCAGAAAATTTACTATGCATGGGACCAGAATTAGTTAAAATTGCTGATTTTGGATTAGCACGTGAAATAAGATCAAGACCACCATACACTGATTATGTATCAACAAGATGGTACAGAGCACCAGAAGTGTTGCTTCATTCAACAACATACAATAGTCCAATAGACATATGGGCTGTTGGTTGTATTATGGCTGAGCTATATACATTTAGACCATTATTTCCTGGTAAATcagaaattgatgaaatatttaaaatatgtgcTATCATTGGAACACCAGATAAAGATGATTGGCCAGATGGTTATCAACTTGCTGCtgcaatgaattttaaatttccagTATTACCAAAAActccattaaaaaatatcataccAAATGCTAGTCAAGAAGCCATTGTATTTATGGAAGACATGTTGGAATGGAATCCATTAAAAAGACCAACTGCACAACAATCATtaag GTATccatattttcaagtaaacaATGCAAATCGTGTTATGAGTAGTAGTAGAAAAATTGGTAATTCTCAACGTGAATTATTGATGAACAAAGTTAATTTTCCAACtacaaatgtaaattttaatcaagacACCTTTAATAGAACAATTGTTGTATCAAG ATCAACTGATAAAATAGCACCAGTTCAAATTCAAGTACAACCAGTATtaccattattaaataataataaaaaacaaagctGGGATCAAGATGTtggtaatgatgataatgattatgatgatgaattaaattcttctgg aaataaaacacTGACAAAAACTGGACAAGATAATATTTGTAAAGAAAATCGTGTCAGTTGGAATGAAATATTTGGATtagatcaaaataaaaataaaaatcaaacaacaaaaaatttaaatggtaaTTGGATAACACCAGGATGGAATGAAACACCACCAACTCGTAATTTGAGTCAATCAagtaatcataataaaaacaataacaataatcatagaaaattatcagcaaaacaacattatttaaatgttgcaCGTTATGTTGCTGgacaaaatacaaatttatcatcaag aaATGGTGATGTTGAAGTTGGAAGAACAAGATTATTGCTAAATGGTATTGTTGCACCACCatcattggaaaaaaatgataatttaaatgaacaatTTTGGAATAATCGTGATGGTATTGATAGCCAAACAagacaacaatatttattgagaaATAGATATGAGACAAATGGCAGAATGccatattcaaatttattttcaacacaaa AACCAAGCAGCAAGGGAATTCTTCAATCATCAAGTCTTTTTGGAAATGTCGTGAGTTCAAGACCAAGTGGTGGAGTTCATGGAAGAACAGACTGGGCAGCCAAGTACCTCAAATAG
- the LOC122860603 gene encoding serine/threonine-protein kinase dyf-5-like isoform X1, whose product MKMNRYITLNQLGDGTFGSVVLGQRVDTGEKVAIKRMKRKYYSWEEAMNLREVKSLKKLSHANVVKLKEVIRENDVLYFVFEYMKENLYQLMKDRDKLFPEPVVRNMIFQVLQGLSFMHKHGFFHRDMKPENLLCMGPELVKIADFGLAREIRSRPPYTDYVSTRWYRAPEVLLHSTTYNSPIDIWAVGCIMAELYTFRPLFPGKSEIDEIFKICAIIGTPDKDDWPDGYQLAAAMNFKFPVLPKTPLKNIIPNASQEAIVFMEDMLEWNPLKRPTAQQSLRYPYFQVNNANRVMSSSRKIGNSQRELLMNKVNFPTTNVNFNQDTFNRTIVVSRSTDKIAPVQIQVQPVLPLLNNNKKQSWDQDVGNDDNDYDDELNSSGNKTLTKTGQDNICKENRVSWNEIFGLDQNKNKNQTTKNLNGNWITPGWNETPPTRNLSQSSNHNKNNNNNHRKLSAKQHYLNVARYVAGQNTNLSSRYRKLRRQIVFIICVYIFIFTTYIIGCLTMGQYEFIQYLICYFKCTCGDDHYYYSLNNDDDDDDMTLSFTIETFNFLNIIIDKIDNINNTIQSIYDHYNIYVFLDSIYSIIIDSSKKFKIMLVQHLYDNLLSDV is encoded by the exons atgaaaatgaatagaTACATAACACTTAATCAATTGGGTGATGGAACATTTGGATCAGTTGTACTTGGTCAACGTGTTGACACTGGTGAAAAAGTTGCCATCAAaagaatgaaaagaaaatattattcctGGGAAGAAGCCATGAATCTTCGTGAAGttaaa tcattaaaaaaattgagccaTGCAAATGTCGTTAAACTAAAAGAGGTCATTAGAGAAAATGATGTACTTTATTTTGTCTTTGAatatatgaaagaaaatttatatcaacttATGAAAGACAg agataaattatttcctGAGCCAGTTGTAAGAAATATGATATTTCAAGTACTTCAAGGTTTATCATTTATGCACAAACATGGCTTTTTTCATCGTGATATGAAACCAGAAAATTTACTATGCATGGGACCAGAATTAGTTAAAATTGCTGATTTTGGATTAGCACGTGAAATAAGATCAAGACCACCATACACTGATTATGTATCAACAAGATGGTACAGAGCACCAGAAGTGTTGCTTCATTCAACAACATACAATAGTCCAATAGACATATGGGCTGTTGGTTGTATTATGGCTGAGCTATATACATTTAGACCATTATTTCCTGGTAAATcagaaattgatgaaatatttaaaatatgtgcTATCATTGGAACACCAGATAAAGATGATTGGCCAGATGGTTATCAACTTGCTGCtgcaatgaattttaaatttccagTATTACCAAAAActccattaaaaaatatcataccAAATGCTAGTCAAGAAGCCATTGTATTTATGGAAGACATGTTGGAATGGAATCCATTAAAAAGACCAACTGCACAACAATCATtaag GTATccatattttcaagtaaacaATGCAAATCGTGTTATGAGTAGTAGTAGAAAAATTGGTAATTCTCAACGTGAATTATTGATGAACAAAGTTAATTTTCCAACtacaaatgtaaattttaatcaagacACCTTTAATAGAACAATTGTTGTATCAAG ATCAACTGATAAAATAGCACCAGTTCAAATTCAAGTACAACCAGTATtaccattattaaataataataaaaaacaaagctGGGATCAAGATGTtggtaatgatgataatgattatgatgatgaattaaattcttctgg aaataaaacacTGACAAAAACTGGACAAGATAATATTTGTAAAGAAAATCGTGTCAGTTGGAATGAAATATTTGGATtagatcaaaataaaaataaaaatcaaacaacaaaaaatttaaatggtaaTTGGATAACACCAGGATGGAATGAAACACCACCAACTCGTAATTTGAGTCAATCAagtaatcataataaaaacaataacaataatcatagaaaattatcagcaaaacaacattatttaaatgttgcaCGTTATGTTGCTGgacaaaatacaaatttatcatcaaggtACCGAAAATTAAGACGTCAAATTGTGTTTATAAtatgtgtttatatatttatttttacaacataTATTATTGGTTGTTTGACAATGGGACaatatgaatttattcaatatctcatttgttattttaaatgcaCTTGTGGTGATgatcactattattattccTTAAATAACGATGACGATGACGATGACATGACTTTATCATTTACCAttgaaacatttaattttttaaatattattattgataaaattgataatatcaataataccaTTCAAAGTATTTATgatcattataatatttatgtctTCCTTGATAGTATttatagtattattattgattcatcaaaaaaatttaaaattatgctTGTTCAACATCtgtatgataatttattatctgatgtttaa